The proteins below come from a single Lactobacillus johnsonii genomic window:
- a CDS encoding oleate hydratase: MYYSKGNYEAFADTKKPAGVDKKSAYIIGSGLAGLSAAFFLVRDAKMSGDKIHILEELDVAGGSLDGTNRPNAGFVVRGGREMEDHFECMWDMYRSVPSLRIPGASYLDEYYWLDKEDPNSSNCRLIHKRGNELPTDGLYQLGSHASEIVKLVLTPESELQGKTIEEWFSPEFFETNFWTYWSTMFAFEKWHSLAEMRRYCMRFIHHIDGLPDFTALKFNKYDQYDSMVKPLLKYLKDHGVKFEYGVQVENVLVDHEGNEKVAKKIVMKKNGKQEDIDLTEDDIVFVTNGSITESSTYGNQTTPAPITHAKGGSWKLWENLAKQDPAFGHPDVFSENLPEKSWFVSATTTLKNKKVAPYFERLTKRSLYDGKVNTGGIITVTDSNWGLSFTIHRQPHFPTQKPNEIVVWIYALYSDTEGNYIKKKVVDCTGQEIAEEMLYHLGVPESEIKELSSEENMNTVPVYMPYITSYFMPRHDGDRPAVVPEGSKNLAFIGNFAESPTRDTVFTTEYSVRTAMESVYTLLNVDRGVPEVWSSVYDIRELLRAMYYMSDKKKLADQEMPLPEKLAVKAGMKKIKGTWIEELLEEANLI; encoded by the coding sequence ATGTACTATTCAAAAGGAAACTATGAAGCTTTTGCGGATACTAAAAAGCCGGCTGGTGTAGACAAGAAATCTGCTTACATAATCGGTAGTGGATTAGCGGGCCTTTCAGCAGCATTCTTTTTGGTTCGAGATGCTAAGATGTCTGGTGATAAAATTCATATTTTAGAAGAATTGGATGTTGCGGGCGGCTCTCTAGATGGGACTAACCGGCCTAATGCTGGTTTTGTAGTTCGAGGTGGTAGAGAAATGGAAGACCACTTTGAATGTATGTGGGACATGTATCGATCAGTTCCATCATTGCGGATACCAGGAGCTTCTTACTTAGATGAATATTACTGGCTTGATAAAGAGGATCCTAACTCCTCGAATTGTCGATTGATTCATAAGCGTGGTAATGAATTGCCAACAGATGGACTATATCAATTGGGTTCGCATGCTAGTGAAATTGTTAAGTTAGTTTTAACACCAGAATCTGAACTTCAAGGAAAAACAATTGAAGAATGGTTTTCACCTGAATTTTTTGAAACTAATTTTTGGACTTATTGGTCAACGATGTTTGCTTTTGAAAAATGGCATTCTCTTGCAGAGATGAGACGTTATTGTATGCGTTTCATTCACCATATTGATGGTTTACCTGACTTTACTGCCTTGAAGTTTAACAAATATGATCAATATGATTCTATGGTGAAGCCACTACTTAAATATCTAAAAGACCATGGCGTTAAATTTGAATATGGTGTTCAAGTAGAAAATGTATTAGTTGACCATGAAGGAAATGAAAAAGTTGCTAAAAAGATTGTGATGAAGAAGAACGGTAAGCAAGAAGATATTGATTTAACTGAAGATGACATTGTCTTTGTAACTAATGGATCAATTACTGAAAGCTCTACTTATGGGAACCAAACTACGCCTGCGCCAATTACTCATGCTAAGGGTGGATCTTGGAAGTTATGGGAAAACTTAGCTAAACAAGATCCGGCATTTGGTCACCCTGATGTCTTTAGTGAAAATTTACCTGAAAAATCATGGTTTGTTTCTGCAACTACAACGTTAAAGAATAAAAAAGTAGCCCCTTACTTTGAAAGATTGACTAAACGTAGTTTGTATGATGGAAAAGTAAATACTGGTGGAATTATTACGGTTACAGATTCAAATTGGGGTCTAAGTTTTACTATTCACCGTCAACCTCATTTTCCAACTCAAAAGCCAAATGAGATTGTAGTCTGGATCTATGCTTTGTATTCAGATACTGAGGGGAATTATATTAAGAAAAAGGTAGTCGACTGTACTGGACAAGAAATTGCTGAAGAAATGCTTTATCATTTGGGTGTGCCAGAAAGTGAAATTAAAGAATTATCTTCAGAAGAAAATATGAACACCGTTCCGGTATATATGCCTTATATTACTAGTTACTTCATGCCTCGTCATGATGGTGACCGGCCAGCTGTTGTACCAGAAGGATCAAAAAATTTGGCATTTATTGGTAACTTTGCTGAAAGCCCTACTAGAGATACAGTGTTTACTACAGAATATTCAGTTAGAACAGCTATGGAATCTGTTTATACACTACTTAATGTAGATCGAGGAGTTCCAGAAGTTTGGAGTTCTGTTTATGATATCCGGGAATTACTTCGTGCTATGTATTACATGTCTGATAAAAAGAAATTAGCAGACCAAGAAATGCCATTACCGGAAAAGTTAGCTGTAAAAGCTGGTATGAAAAAGATTAAGGGAACATGGATTGAAGAATTGCTTGAAGAAGCAAATCTAATTTAA
- a CDS encoding IS30-like element ISLjo1 family transposase: protein MDSLHSTMNQHVKGKHLSFEERVIIQLRLKDGYSLRAIARELNCSPSTISYEVKRGTVKLYHGKVKKYKATQGHDAYKAHRKNCGRKSDFLRKAQFMRYVHKHFFKDGWSLDVCSNRATAVGEFASSDVVCTKTLYNYVDQGLLGIYNYDLPEKLKRNTKLHRIRKNKKKLGRSIEERPKEINKRNEFGHWECDLVLGHKSKDDEVLLTLSERMSREFLILRIPDKTSVSVMQAFKELQRQYSEHWNDIFKTITTDNGSEFADLSNLEKVSNTLVYYAHPYTSCDKGTVERHNGLIRRFIPKGEAIANYSLQDIINIETWCNSLPRKILAYHTPDEIFERELDLIYQAA, encoded by the coding sequence ATGGACTCTTTACATTCTACCATGAACCAGCACGTTAAAGGCAAGCATTTATCATTTGAAGAGCGAGTTATTATTCAATTGCGTTTGAAAGATGGCTATTCTTTGCGTGCAATTGCCCGTGAACTTAACTGTTCTCCTTCTACTATCAGCTATGAGGTTAAGCGTGGCACTGTAAAACTGTATCATGGTAAAGTCAAAAAATATAAGGCTACTCAAGGGCATGATGCATATAAAGCTCATCGTAAAAATTGTGGGCGCAAATCAGACTTTCTCAGGAAAGCTCAATTCATGCGCTATGTCCACAAGCATTTTTTTAAAGATGGCTGGTCGCTTGATGTGTGCAGTAATCGTGCTACTGCTGTTGGCGAATTCGCTAGCAGCGATGTTGTCTGCACCAAAACTCTTTATAATTACGTTGATCAAGGCTTATTAGGAATTTATAATTACGACTTGCCAGAGAAGCTTAAACGCAATACTAAGCTTCATCGTATTCGCAAAAATAAGAAAAAACTTGGCAGAAGCATTGAAGAACGTCCTAAAGAGATCAATAAACGTAATGAATTCGGTCATTGGGAATGCGATTTAGTTCTCGGACATAAGAGCAAAGATGATGAGGTACTGCTAACCTTATCTGAGCGTATGAGTCGTGAGTTTTTAATTCTTCGTATTCCTGACAAGACTTCTGTCAGTGTCATGCAGGCCTTTAAAGAACTCCAAAGGCAATACAGCGAACATTGGAATGATATTTTTAAAACCATTACCACTGATAATGGCTCAGAGTTTGCAGATCTTTCCAACCTAGAAAAAGTATCCAATACACTGGTTTACTATGCCCATCCTTACACTTCTTGTGATAAGGGAACAGTTGAAAGACACAATGGTCTTATTCGCAGATTCATTCCTAAGGGAGAAGCAATAGCTAACTATTCTTTACAAGACATCATTAATATTGAAACCTGGTGCAATTCTTTGCCAAGAAAGATACTGGCCTATCATACACCAGATGAAATCTTTGAAAGAGAATTAGATCTAATCTATCAAGCAGCTTAA